From Flavobacteriales bacterium, one genomic window encodes:
- a CDS encoding glycosyltransferase family 4 protein: MSRLAIVVSHPIQYFSPMFRYLAERMDVVVFYAHDPSGHEVGREGFGLDFKWDTDLLSGYEHVFLKNVSAHPSLVKYNGCDTPDVKQMFLQHQVTHVLIFGWYLKSYLQALRAARQLKLPVAVRGDSQFGATRHPIKDTIKKMLYPWLIRKYSTTFYVGKLNREYLEAHGAKETQLAYAPHAVDQAFWHPDPLQKKESEVITFLWVGKMVDIKRPEDMVRAFLKASGKDPDIRCIMVGDGPLRKKCEQLSAGSDRISWVGFKNQTELLPLYQKTNCLVMTSLSETWGLVVNEAMACGIPAIVSELCGCVPDMIDGKGSGWTYPPGDVDALAQKISEATHACRHPGPGLADALGRVNKVHSFETNFEALRTFVEA; encoded by the coding sequence ATGTCACGACTGGCCATTGTTGTAAGCCATCCCATCCAGTATTTCTCACCCATGTTCCGTTATCTGGCAGAACGTATGGATGTCGTGGTTTTCTACGCACACGATCCGTCGGGTCATGAAGTGGGCAGAGAAGGGTTCGGTCTGGATTTCAAGTGGGACACCGATCTGCTTTCCGGTTATGAGCATGTTTTTTTGAAAAACGTTTCAGCACATCCTTCCCTGGTGAAATACAACGGATGTGATACACCGGATGTAAAGCAGATGTTCTTACAACACCAGGTTACCCATGTGCTGATATTCGGCTGGTACCTGAAGTCATACCTCCAGGCGCTGAGGGCGGCCCGCCAGCTGAAATTGCCTGTGGCGGTGCGGGGCGACAGTCAATTTGGTGCAACCCGGCATCCGATAAAGGACACCATCAAAAAAATGCTTTATCCATGGCTCATCAGAAAATACAGCACCACCTTTTATGTGGGTAAGCTGAACCGTGAATACCTGGAGGCACATGGTGCAAAGGAAACTCAACTTGCTTATGCACCGCATGCAGTGGATCAGGCTTTCTGGCATCCTGATCCTCTACAGAAAAAAGAATCCGAAGTCATAACATTTCTCTGGGTAGGAAAGATGGTGGATATAAAAAGACCTGAAGATATGGTACGGGCATTTCTCAAGGCTTCGGGAAAAGATCCTGATATCCGATGTATCATGGTAGGAGATGGGCCATTGCGAAAGAAATGTGAGCAATTATCTGCCGGCTCCGACCGCATTTCCTGGGTCGGATTCAAGAATCAAACGGAGTTGTTGCCCTTGTACCAAAAAACCAATTGCCTGGTGATGACCAGTCTGTCGGAAACCTGGGGCCTGGTGGTGAACGAAGCCATGGCTTGTGGTATACCTGCCATCGTTTCAGAACTTTGTGGATGTGTACCGGATATGATTGATGGCAAGGGCAGCGGCTGGACTTACCCTCCGGGAGATGTGGATGCCCTAGCACAAAAAATTTCCGAGGCTACCCATGCTTGTCGCCATCCTGGTCCGGGATTGGCAGACGCGTTGGGAAGGGTAAACAAGGTACATTCATTTGAGACGAACTTCGAAGCTCTTCGCACCTTCGTAGAAGCATGA